The following is a genomic window from Pedobacter sp. KBS0701.
TTTTCCAGATATTGGCTTACAGAAGTTGGTTCCCGCTTCAAAAAACGGGCTAAAGTATCATCTTCCTGATCCATTGCCTGCTGTTTCAATGCAGTACCCCACATGGTTAACATATTAATGTACATTTCCGGGACATTTGCCTTTTGCAGAATCGCATTAAATTCGCTGATGCCAGGAGATTTATATTCAATTTCTTTGCCTAGTATTTCAGATATATGCTGTGCAATGAATTCGAAACCTACAGCTTCGGAATTAGTCAACGTATAGGTTTTATTTTTATGGCCTTCGGTAATTAAAACATGAGCAGCAGCTTCTGCCAGTTCTTCACGAAGCACCCAACTCGCTTTTCCTTCGCCTGCAGGAAACAAAATGCTTTTAGTTTCCGCAACCTTATCACCTGAAAAAGCCATTATCATTTCTGCATAGATCCCATTTTGAAGTATCGTATAATCCAGTCCGCTTTCGGCCAGGTGTTTTTCAGTCTCGAGGTGGGATTTTTGAAAATCAGCAATCGCTGAGTCCTCAAATCCTGGTTTTCTCACAAAAGAAGTATACACAATATGGTTAACGCCTGCTTCTTTAGCCGCATTTATAGCGTTTTTGTGATGCTGTGTCCGGTTTTCAATCGCTTCTCTATTGTTGCTTGATACCAGCAATAATTTATCTACACCCGTAAAAGCCTTTACCATCGAAAATTGGTCGGTATAATCACCTTCCCTAATGGCTATTCCTTTTTCCAGGTCCTTTGCTTTGTTGCTGTCTCTTACCAAAACCGCAATTGCTGAAGGTTCAACTCCATTCTTTAACAAATGTTCAACTGCTTTAGAACCAAATTGGCCTGTTGCTCCTGTAACTAAAATCATAACTTATTTTTTAAATTGTTATTAATCTCTGTTTGTTT
Proteins encoded in this region:
- a CDS encoding SDR family oxidoreductase; its protein translation is MILVTGATGQFGSKAVEHLLKNGVEPSAIAVLVRDSNKAKDLEKGIAIREGDYTDQFSMVKAFTGVDKLLLVSSNNREAIENRTQHHKNAINAAKEAGVNHIVYTSFVRKPGFEDSAIADFQKSHLETEKHLAESGLDYTILQNGIYAEMIMAFSGDKVAETKSILFPAGEGKASWVLREELAEAAAHVLITEGHKNKTYTLTNSEAVGFEFIAQHISEILGKEIEYKSPGISEFNAILQKANVPEMYINMLTMWGTALKQQAMDQEDDTLARFLKREPTSVSQYLENYFRK